A stretch of Myceligenerans xiligouense DNA encodes these proteins:
- the rlmB gene encoding 23S rRNA (guanosine(2251)-2'-O)-methyltransferase RlmB, with protein sequence MAGNSERRGATRKPGSKKGAQVGTGGHSRKALRGKGPTPKAEDRVYHPAHQRKLAAERRAARQEQHAPARGPAAKNRRRGDATEIVAGRNAVLEALRADMPVNCVYIASRLDSDDRTEEILKLAAARSLKFVEGSKLELDRLTDNAVHQGIAIQVPPYDYAEADDLLDAAAAAGQAPLVVALDGVTDPRNLGAVLRSAGAFGAHGVLVPERRAAGMTASAWKVSAGAAARVPVARATNLTRELESLKKAGCFVVGLDADADMEVGDVAFATDPLVLVVGSEGKGLSRLVREACDAVASIPIAATTESLNAAVAGGIALYEVARQRRRA encoded by the coding sequence ATGGCAGGAAACTCGGAACGTCGCGGCGCGACACGCAAGCCCGGCAGCAAGAAGGGTGCGCAGGTCGGCACCGGCGGGCACAGCCGCAAGGCGCTGCGCGGAAAGGGCCCGACGCCCAAGGCGGAGGACCGCGTCTACCATCCCGCGCACCAGCGCAAGCTCGCGGCCGAGAGGCGGGCCGCCCGTCAGGAGCAGCACGCTCCGGCCCGCGGGCCGGCCGCGAAGAACCGGCGCCGCGGCGACGCGACGGAGATCGTGGCGGGGCGCAACGCCGTGCTGGAGGCACTGCGCGCGGACATGCCGGTGAACTGCGTGTACATCGCCTCGCGCCTGGACTCCGACGACCGCACCGAGGAGATCCTCAAGCTGGCGGCCGCGCGGTCCCTGAAGTTCGTCGAGGGGTCCAAGCTGGAGCTCGACCGGCTGACGGACAACGCCGTGCACCAGGGCATCGCGATCCAGGTCCCGCCGTACGACTACGCCGAGGCCGACGACCTGCTCGACGCGGCGGCGGCCGCGGGCCAGGCTCCGCTCGTCGTGGCGCTCGACGGCGTGACCGATCCCCGCAACCTCGGTGCCGTGCTCCGGTCCGCCGGAGCGTTCGGGGCGCACGGCGTGCTCGTGCCGGAGCGGCGGGCGGCGGGCATGACGGCCTCCGCCTGGAAGGTTTCCGCCGGTGCGGCCGCCCGCGTCCCGGTCGCCCGGGCGACGAACCTGACCCGGGAGCTCGAGTCGCTGAAGAAGGCCGGCTGCTTCGTGGTGGGCCTCGACGCCGACGCCGACATGGAGGTGGGTGACGTCGCCTTCGCGACCGACCCGCTGGTCCTGGTGGTGGGCTCGGAGGGGAAGGGGCTGTCCCGGCTGGTGCGCGAGGCCTGCGACGCGGTGGCGTCCATCCCGATCGCCGCGACCACGGAGTCCCTCAACGCGGCCGTGGCCGGCGGTATCGCCCTCTACGAGGTGGCCAGGCAGCGGCGAAGGGCCTGA